A section of the Gemmatimonadaceae bacterium genome encodes:
- a CDS encoding Maf family protein, with protein sequence MSRPPVVLASASPRRRELLRLIGVEHVVTPADIDETHRPGEAPAVYAERLAREKATAIGRTDAIVIGSDTVVVVDGDVLGKPHDRDHAADMLRRLSGRSHVVMTAVAVAWRGRTSSGVEEVGVTFRELGDDEIRRYIETGEPMDKAGAYGIQGFGATIVDRVDGDYFAVMGLPLNRLVRLCRSLGLGYEFGPLTADA encoded by the coding sequence GTGAGTCGCCCGCCGGTCGTTCTCGCGTCGGCATCGCCGCGGCGTCGCGAGCTGCTGCGTCTCATCGGCGTCGAACACGTCGTCACACCGGCCGACATCGACGAGACTCACCGGCCCGGCGAAGCGCCGGCCGTCTACGCCGAGCGTCTCGCGCGGGAAAAGGCGACGGCGATCGGCCGCACGGATGCCATCGTCATCGGCAGCGACACGGTCGTAGTCGTCGACGGGGACGTGCTTGGAAAGCCGCACGACCGCGACCACGCCGCGGACATGCTCCGCCGTCTGAGCGGCCGCTCTCACGTCGTCATGACCGCCGTCGCCGTCGCCTGGCGCGGCCGAACGTCCTCGGGCGTCGAAGAGGTCGGCGTCACCTTTCGCGAGCTCGGCGACGACGAGATCCGGCGCTACATCGAGACCGGTGAACCGATGGACAAAGCCGGCGCGTACGGAATCCAAGGATTCGGTGCGACGATCGTCGACCGCGTGGACGGCGACTACTTCGCCGTCATGGGCCTGCCGCTCAACCGCCTCGTGCGGCTCTGCCGCTCGCTCGGACTCGGCTACGAATTCGGGCCGCTCACGGCCGACGCGTAG
- the dtd gene encoding D-aminoacyl-tRNA deacylase, with product MRRHARAPADRFLASALCTSARNAGHLALRVLVQRVTRASVSVDARVAGAIDRGFAVLVGFTHTDALDHVEWMAEKLVGLRLFADDEDKMNRSIVDVGGAMLVVSQFTLYGDAVKGRRPSFVDAARPEHAQPLYDKFVDGLRKRGVPVETGEFGAAMQVEIVNDGPVTLWIER from the coding sequence TTGCGTCGACATGCCCGCGCACCAGCTGATAGGTTCCTCGCTTCCGCGCTTTGCACCTCTGCTCGGAATGCTGGTCATCTAGCTTTGAGAGTTCTCGTTCAACGCGTCACCCGCGCCAGCGTGAGCGTAGACGCTCGTGTCGCCGGCGCGATCGACCGCGGGTTCGCGGTTCTCGTCGGATTCACCCACACGGACGCGCTCGACCACGTCGAGTGGATGGCCGAGAAGCTCGTCGGCCTGCGCCTGTTCGCCGACGACGAAGACAAGATGAATCGCTCGATCGTCGACGTCGGCGGCGCGATGCTCGTCGTGTCGCAGTTCACGTTGTACGGCGATGCGGTGAAAGGGCGCCGGCCGAGCTTCGTCGACGCGGCTCGTCCGGAGCACGCGCAGCCGCTCTACGACAAGTTCGTCGACGGGCTTCGAAAGCGCGGGGTGCCCGTCGAGACCGGCGAGTTCGGCGCGGCGATGCAAGTCGAGATCGTGAACGACGGCCCGGTCACGCTCTGGATCGAGCGGTGA
- a CDS encoding YceI family protein — translation MNTTDATTVWTVDPAHAELAFSVRHLMISNVRGRFGKVEGTVTVDNADPNQSKIDVTIDVNSIDTRQEMRDNHLRSADFFDAGKHPTMHFVSKRIAGDVTKDFQIIGDLTIRGTTREIELNANLEGRGKDPWGNERAGFHLSGSLNRHDFGLNWNQALEAGGVTVGAEVKISIDVEIYHKLETLSAAA, via the coding sequence ATGAACACCACTGATGCAACCACCGTTTGGACCGTCGACCCCGCGCACGCCGAGTTGGCGTTCTCCGTCCGCCACCTGATGATCAGCAACGTGCGAGGACGGTTCGGCAAAGTCGAAGGGACCGTCACCGTCGACAACGCGGACCCGAATCAGTCCAAGATCGACGTGACGATCGACGTCAATTCGATCGACACGCGCCAGGAGATGCGCGACAATCACCTTCGGTCTGCCGATTTCTTCGACGCGGGCAAGCATCCGACGATGCACTTCGTGAGCAAACGGATCGCCGGCGATGTCACGAAGGATTTTCAGATCATCGGCGACCTCACGATCCGCGGCACGACGCGCGAGATCGAGCTGAACGCGAACCTCGAGGGGCGCGGCAAGGATCCGTGGGGGAACGAGCGCGCGGGGTTTCACCTCAGCGGTTCGCTCAACCGCCACGACTTCGGCTTGAACTGGAACCAGGCGCTCGAAGCCGGCGGCGTCACGGTCGGCGCCGAGGTCAAGATCTCGATCGACGTGGAGATCTACCACAAGCTCGAGACGCTGAGCGCCGCGGCGTAG
- a CDS encoding MarR family transcriptional regulator, producing MNDTIVSQSPKHLDAILQTAHALEARLEAALGEAGLSGAKFSVLSELVRSGEALPLGELASRLACVRSNMTQLVDRLEADGLVRRVADPNDRRSVKAQITDEGASRQADGAKRVETLEHELAALVSQADGAALHRMLLALR from the coding sequence GTGAACGACACTATCGTCAGTCAGTCGCCGAAACACCTGGATGCCATCCTGCAGACGGCCCATGCCCTCGAAGCGCGCCTCGAAGCGGCGCTGGGAGAGGCCGGGCTGTCCGGAGCCAAGTTCTCTGTTCTGAGCGAGTTGGTACGCTCAGGAGAGGCATTGCCGCTCGGTGAGCTAGCGTCCAGACTGGCCTGTGTCCGATCAAACATGACCCAGCTGGTCGACCGCTTGGAGGCCGATGGCCTGGTTCGCCGGGTGGCGGATCCCAACGATCGACGCTCGGTAAAGGCGCAGATCACCGACGAAGGCGCAAGCCGCCAGGCCGATGGGGCAAAAAGGGTCGAGACGCTCGAACACGAGTTAGCGGCCCTCGTCTCTCAGGCCGACGGCGCCGCGCTGCATCGCATGCTGCTTGCTCTGCGGTGA